The sequence GCTCCGGAGATGAAGGGCTGGACGGCGCCCATCATCCTGATGTGGCCCATGTAGTGGATCGAGCGCTGTCCCTTGGCCGGCTTGAAGGCGCAGTCGAACACCGACAGGTCCTTCTCTTTGAGGTACGGCGCGCCCTCGATGGTCTCGTTCCTGTCGATGTGGTCGATGATGGCCTTGACCTGGGCATCGGTGTACCCGAGATGGGTGAGCGCAGCCGGCACCGTCCCGTTGACGATCTTCATCGAGCCGCCGCCGACGAGGTTCTTGTACTTGACGAGCGCGATGTCGGGTTCGATGCCCGTGGTATCGCAGTCCATCATGAAGCCGATGGTCCCGGTCGGCGCGAGCACCGTGGCCTGGGCGTTGCGGTACCCGAACTCCTCGCCGATCTCGATCGCGTCATCCCAGGCGGCTTGGGCCGCATCGAAGATGTCGTTCGGGACGAGCGCAGACGCGACATCGCGCAACGCGTCGCGGTGCTTGCGCATGACGCGCAGGAAGGGCTCGCGGTTGGGCTCGTACCCGGTGAAGGGGCCGCCGGTGTCACGGCTGATGCGGGCGGACTGGGCGTACCCTTCTCCGGTCATCAGCGCGGTGATCGCCGCCGCGTACGCGCGGCCCCCATCGCTGTCATACGGCACGCCGCGCGACATCAGCAGGGCGCCGAGATTGGCGTAGCCCAGGCCCAGCGGACGGTAGTCGACGCTGTTGCGCTCGATGGCTTTGGTCGGGTAACTGGCGTTGCCCACGATGATGTCCTGGGCGGTGGTGAACGTCCGCACCGCCGCCCTGAAGGCCACGACGTCGAACTCTTCCCGCCGGTCGACGAACTTCATCAGATTGATCGACGCCAGGTTGCACGCCGAGTCGTTGAGGAACATGTACTCCGAACACGGGTTCGACGCATTGATGCGGCCGGCGGCCGGGCAGGTGTGCCACTGGTTGATCGTCGTGTCGAACTGCATCCCCGGATCGCCGCAGATGTGGGTGGCGTCAGCGATCATCTGCATCAGGTCGCGCGCCTTGTAGGTGCCCATGATCGTGTCGGGGTTGGTCACGGCCCGCGTGTGCCACGGCCCGTCATCCACCACCGCGCGCATGAACTCGTCGGTCGCACGCACGCTGTTGTTGGAATTCTGGAAGAACACCGACGCGTAGGCCGGTCCGGTGAACGACCCGTCGTAGCCCGCGTCAATCAGCGCCCAGGCCTTGCGCTCCTCTTCGACCTTGCAGGTGATGAAGTCCACGATGTCCGGGTGCTCGGCGTTCAGGATGACCATCTTCGCCGCGCGGCGGGTCTTGCCGCCGGACTTGATCACGCCGGCAAAGGCGTCGTAGCCCTTCATGAAGGACACCGGCCCCGATGCCGTGCCCCCGCCTGCGACGACCTCGCGCGACGATCGCAGCGACGACAGGTTCGTCCCGGTCCCGGATCCGAACTTGAACAGCATGCCTTCGGTCTTCGCGAGCGTCAGGATCGAGTCGAGCGTGTCGTCCACCGAATTGATGAAGCAGGCCGACATCTGAGGGTGCTTCTCGATGCCGCAGTTGAACCAGACCGGGCTGTTGAAACTGCCCTTCTGATACACCAGCAGGTGCTTCAGGTCGTCGCTGAAGGCCTGGAGGGCCTCCTCGGTCGCAAAGTACTTCTGCGCGCGGGCCCACCCGGTGATCGTGTCGACCACGCGCCCGATCAACTGCCGGACGCTCGATTCGCGCTCGCTGGCACCCACTCTCCCGCGGAAGTACTTCGACACGACGATGTTGGTGGACTGCTGCGACCAGGACTTCGGCATCTCGACGCCGCGCTGCTCGAACACGGTCTCGCCGCGGTCGTTGGTGATCACCGCATCGCGGGTGTCCCACACGATCTCGTCGAACGGATCGCGCCCGGGCGCCGTGAAGAACCTCGAGTACTCCATCCCCGGCGCCGGCGTCGCGTCATGCCGCGTGACGTCGCTCCGCGGATCAACCCCTTCGGAGCCCACCGCCCTGGTGTCCTGCGCCCCTTGCTGCATACATCCTCCGACCATGCAACGTGACCCTGGCCCCGACAGGCCCGTTGCCTACGACACTCAACCGGTGGTTGGTGACTGCGGCACGGAGTCGCCACCTGCGACATCCGATAACCGCGTGACCAGAATGGCCAGCCCGCCCTTCGATCGGTTTCCCTTCATCACGTGCGACCACCTGCAGCCCGCTCGGGCTGCTGACGTCCCGGGAACCCATGCCGATCCTCGGTACGAACACGCCGTTCTGCCCTGATCTTACACTGGCGAGAAGCTGGGAGATTCTCGCGCACCCGCTCCGATGTCGAGCGGACAATATGCGCTGTGCCGGCCGATCTTGTCAAGCACAATTACACCACATATAGTGCCCGTTGTTTAGGTTAGACGCAATATACTGTGGATTGTGGCGCATTTTCATTTATTTCGCCATTTATTCGCTTTTCTGGTCCTTCCATAAGGTATATGGCGCTCGCCGCGGCACTTCCATGGCGGTCGGCCGTCGCCAGCCGGGCGATGCCAGGTCTGGCCGTGGCGCCACCGCATGATAGAGTCACTGGATTGTGCAGGAGCCTGTTTCGGCCTCGGATCCCCTCGTTCCCGCCGCTCAGCCCGTGACGTCACCGTGGCGGGCCGCGCGGGCTGCCGCGCTGGCTGAGGTCGTGCTGACATCAGGGTATCCCACGCAGGTGTCGATCGGGCTGCTCCTGGTCTGGGCCGGCATGGATCCACGCGTTCCAGATGGCCGCCTCTCGATGCCGTTCGTGGTGACGCTGTGGCTGGTGGATTCAGTCGTGCTGGTTGGCCTCATCGTCGCCCTGCTCCGGCTGCGCGGCGAGCGCCTCGGCGCGTTGCTGTTCGGTACCCGGTCATGGCTGCGTGAGGCGGGGCTGGGTCTGGCGCTGGTGCCAGTGGTCTTCGGACTGGTGATCGGGATGCTGGCGGTCGTGCGCTATTTCTGGCCGGGCCTGCACAATGTGGCGGTCAATCCGTTCGAAGATCTGATAGGGTCGGGCCGTGATGCTGCCATTCTCGCCGCAGTCGCCGTGCTGAGCGGCGGCATCAAGGAAGAACTTCAGCGGGCCTTCGTGCTGCGCCGCTTCGAGCGCTATCTCGGCGGTGCGCGCGTCGGGCTTGTCGTCTTCAGCGTGGCCTTCGGCGCGGGACACTTCATTCAGGGATGGGACGTGGGCGTCGTCACGACGCTGCTCGGCCTGTTCTGGGGCATTCTCTTCCTCAAGCGCGGAAGCTTCACCGCCTCCGCCGTCAGTCATTCTGGCTTCAATGTGGCGCAGATTATCCAGTTCGTGGTCGTCGGATCGTAGCGCCAGAGGGATCGCGCTCCTTCTGCTGGTCGCCGCCCTGTCGGCGCCGGCCGTCACGACGAGGCTCTATGCCGCCGATGAGATCGAGGCGTTCTCGTTTCTCCGATCGCTCTGGTTCGATCACGACGTGTCGTTTGACAACGAGTACCGCCACTTCTACGACAGCCGCGTCATCACCGACAAAGGTTTCCGGCGGACGTTTCTCGAGTTGACCACGGAAACCGGGCTGCGCCTCAACTTCAGCACGATCGGCTGCGCGCTGCTGTGGGCGCCGTTCTATGCCGTCGCCGATGCCGGCGTTCGCGTCGCCCGCGCGATGGGGCACGCGGTCGAGGCAGACGGATACTCGAGGCCGTACGTCGCGGCAGTGTGCTACGGATCGGCCTTCTACGGAGTGATGGCGCTGGTGCTGGGGTTTGCCATCGCCAGGCGCCTGCTGCGGCTGGGCGGGATCGCGGATGCGGGATCGGCGGCCGCCGCCACCTGGGCGGTGTGGCTCGGAACACCGCTGCTGTTCTACATGTACGTCGCGCCGGCGTTTACGCACGCGGTCTCCGCGTGTTCGGCTGCGGTGTTCGTCTGGGCCTGGCTGAGAGTGCGGGAGCGCTGGTCGCCACGCGGCCTGGCCATGCTCGGAGTGCTGGCCGCGATCATGGCCATGGTCCGCGAGCAGGATGCCTTTCTTGCGTTGGGACCCGGACTCGATTTCGCGTGGTCGCTGCGCCGGCGTCCCGCCCCCCGGCTGCTCGCGTCAGCGCTCGCCTTCACCGGCGCATTCGCCCTCACGTTCCTTCCTCAAGCCGCGGCGTACCTGGCGCTCAACGGACGGCTGGGCCCGTCGCGACTGGTCAGCCGGAAGATGAGCTGGACCGCGCCGCACGCGCTCGACGTACTGCTGTCGCCACTCAATGGCTACGTGGCCTGGACGCCGCTGGTGCTGCTGGCGATGACGGGCTGGGTGATGATGCTCACCTGGCGCCGCTCCGGCACAGGCACGGATCAGGATGCGCATCGGCTGCGCTGGCTCGGCCTCTGTGTGGCGGTGATGGCGCTCTCGCAGATCTACATCGCCGGATCGGTCGAGAGCTGGACGGTCGCCGGGGCGTTTGGCCAGCGCCGTTTCGTCGTGCTGACGGTGCTGCTCGTGGTCGGCGTGGCGTTCGTGCTCTCCCGGGCGCCGACGCGGCTCGCGCGGGTCGCACTTTCACTCGTCGTGGTGGCTGGCGTCTGGTGGAACCTCGGACTGATGGTCCAGTTCGGCGCCGGCTGGATGGACCGCCAGCATCTCGATCTGCGAAAGAACGCCTACAATACCTTTGTCACCGTGCCGCAACGACTGCCGGAGATCAGCTATCGCTATCTGTTCGAGCGGCAGAGCTTCTATCGGAACGCCACGGTGCCAGACGGAACGCGCTGACACACAAGACGGGGTCCATTGCGCATTCGGTACTTCGCGGACATTCGCTTCCCGCTGGAGCGCGCCAATGGCGTGCAGACGATGGAGACGTGTCACGCGCTGGCACGCCGGGGCCACAGCGTGCACCTGGTTGTCCGGCCCGATCGGATGACACCCGGGCGCGACCCGCTCGCGTACTACGGCCTGCCGCCGATCGGGGCGCTGCGCATCGAACAGGTCGCGACTCCGCGCCAGATTCAGGCGCGGCGCCTGGCGTACCTCGCGCTCGCGCTCCGACGCACCTGCTGTTCGCGCACGACGGACGTCGTGCTGACCCGCGACCTGGGTCTGGCGGCACTGATTCTCGCGCTCCCCGCGCGCTGGCGTCCGCCAGCCGTATATGAGTCGCACGGCTTCGCCCCTGCCGTCAGCGCCGAGATGCACACGCTCCACGCGGACGCGCCACGGTCCGGGCACGCGAAGCGCCGCCGCCTCGACGCCCGCGAGCGCCGCGTGTGGCGCCGGGCCGACGCGTATGTCGCGATTACCGCCGGGCTCGCGCGCGAACTGGAGCAGCGCTTTGGGCAACGTCCCAGGCTGGCCGTCATCCCGGACGGCACGCGTCTGCCCGCCGGAGGCTTCGCGGTCGAACCCGCGCGGCGCGCTCCCGATGCTGCACCCGTCGTCTGCTACGCGGGTCACCTGTACCCGTGGAAGGGACTCGACGTGCTGGTCGGCGCACTCGGCCAGTTGGCCGGCGTGCGTTTGCTCGTTGTCGGCGGCCTCGAGGGCGAACGTGACCTCGCCAGAGTGAGAACGCTGGCCGAACAGGTCGCGCCCGGTCGCGTGGAGTTTGCGGGTATGGTCGAACCGCCGCGTGTCGCAGCCCTTCTCCAGAAGGCCGACGTGCTGGTGATTCCAAATCTGCCAAGCCGGATATCTGCCGCCTATACCTCTCCGCTCAAGCTCTTCGAGTACATGGCTTCCGGACGCCCGCTGGTGGCGTCCGATCTGCCGGCGCTCAGAGAAGTGCTCCGCCCCGACGACAACGCGGTCCTGGTCGCTCCGGGCAGCATCGACGCCCTCGCCGCAGGCATCCGCCGCGTGCTCGAAGACGCCGCGTTCGGGGCGAGACTGGCGGCGACGGCGCGCCGGGACGCCGCCGAGTACACGTGGGACAAGCGGGCCGAGCGGCTGGAGGCGGCCCTGGCGTCGGCGGTGGAGACACGGGCGTGATTTCATCGCGATTGCTGACCCTGGTCCGGTGCCCCGATTGCGGCGGCACACTCACCGGTCAGCCCGAACTGGTGTGCACGGCGTGCGGCCGCCGATGCGCGACATCAGCCGAGTATCTGGTGCTGCACCCCGGGGTGAGCTATGCCGAACAGACCAAGTACCTCGACGAGGCGCTCCACGATGACGCACGGCACGAACACGTGTCGCCGCCGCTGTTGTCGGCGAAGATCCGCAATGACATGCTCCGCCAGTTCCTCTCTCCGGGGCCATCCGATACGGTGATTGACCTCGGGTGCGGCAGCGGCAAGGTGCTCGTCTGGAACGCCGGCACAGGCGCGTACCAGGTGGGCATCGATGTCAGCCCGTACTTCGCGCGGGAGGCGTCGGCGGAGATCGATCTGGTGCTCGGTGATTTGCGCCGGCTGCCGTTTGCCGCCGGCGCGTTCTCCAAGGGCTACGCCCTCGACGTGTTCGAGCACATGTCGCGCGAGACGCTGGTCGACGTGCTTCGCGAAGCAGCCCGCGTGCTGACGCCTGACGGCGCGTTATTCGTTTACAGTCACGTCCGGAAGAACTCCCGGCTGGCACGCGGTCTCAAGGCGGTCAACGCGCTGGCCCGCTGGTTCGAGCGGCGCGGCTTGATGGATCTGTCGCGGGAGCGGCTTCGAAAATCCGATCACCTCAATCCCCTGGTGGACATCCCCGACCTCGAGGCGATGGCCGCGTCCGCCGGGTTCCGGATCGTGCGCATCAGGTACTACACGCCGGCTGTCGGGGCGGTGGTCGAGAACATCGTGATGAGACTGGTCGAGCACTGGCTCTCCAGGCGAGCGTCTCAGCGTGCGGCCTCAACCGGCCACGCGATCGCAGCGGCCGAAGCCTCCCGTCAGGCGCGGTCTGACGCCAGGGCGCACGTGGATGGCCGGGGTCTGCCCTACGCGGCCCTGCGCCTGGCCACGTGGGCGATGAAACTCGACGTCCTCCTCTTTGGCCGCGTCCGCTCGGGCCCGTTCTTTGCCCTTCTGGCGAAGGATGGCGCGAGCGGCGAAGATCGGCGCTCATGAAGATCCTGTACGTGGCGCTCGACCAGCGCGTGCCTGGCACCACGGGCGGGTCGGTCCATGTGCAGTCGGTGGCCGCCGGCCTGGCGGCCCTCGGTCACGACGTTGATGTGCTCACCACACCAGGCAGCGGCCCGTTCCCAACCGGCCGGGCTAAGTGGCATGCGATGTCCCCGCCGCTCGGGATGCGCCACCTGCGCGCCCTGCGCGCCGACGCGGTCGCCCGGATGGCCCGCCGCGTAACCGCCGACGTCGTCATCGAGCGCTACCACAACTTCGGCGGTGAAGGCATCCGAGCGGCCGACGCCGTAGGGGCGCTGGCCGTGCTCGAAGTCAATGCCCCGGTCATCGATTACCCGGGATCGCCCAAAGCGTGGCTCGATCGTCTTCTTGTCGTCGAGCCGATGCGCCGATGGCGCGACTGGCAGTGCCGGCACGCCGATCTGCTCATCACGCCGACCGCCGCCATCGTTCCCGCGTTCGTGGAGCCGGATCGCATCGTGGAGATCGAGTGGGGCGCCGACACAGATGCGTTCAAGCCGGGCGCCGAGGGCCCGTTGCCGTTCACCAGAGAACCGGGTTCCGTCGTTGCGGTATTCGCCGGAGCGTTTCGTCGGTGGCACGGAGCCATCGATCTGGTCCGTGCCGCCCGCGCCTTGCGCGAGCGCGGACAGCGCGGTCTTCAGGTTGTGCTGATCGGGGACGGCCCCGAATGGTCGCGCGTCAAGGAAGCCGCTTCTCAGGTGCCGGGGATTGTGCTGACCGGCGCGATTGCGCACGATCAGATGCCGGCGTGTCTGGCTGCCGCCGACATCGGCGTCGCTCCATTCGATCTCGAGACGCATCCGCCGCTTCAGCTCGCGTTCTACTGGTCACCGCTCAAGGTGTTCGAGTACATGGCAGCGGGCCTTCCCGTGGTGGCACCGGCGATTCCCCGCCTCGCCAGCATCGTGAGGTCAGATCACGAAGGTGTGCTCTACAATCCCCGTGAGCCCGGCGGTCTGGCCGGAGCGCTCGAGCGCCTGGTCGAAGACGCCGGGTTGCGGCAGACGCAGGGGCGCGCCGCCCGCGAGCGCGTGGCGGCTTTGTACAGCTGGAAGGCCCATTGCCGGCGACTCGACGAGGCGTTGATCTCGGCGCTCGACGCCCGTCTGGCGTCGGGCCACCCGCCACGGGGCAGGCACACGTCCTGATGCGCATCCTCATCGCGACCGACGCGTTTCCTCCCCGCTGCGGCGGCAGCGGCTGGAGCACGTACGAGCTGGCGCGTGGATTGCGCCGGCGCGGCCACGATCTGGCCATCGTCCAGCCGCGCCCAGGGCAGGCGGCCAGCGGCACACGCGAATACGACGGGTTCCGGATCGAGGAGATGGCCGCGGCCGCGCCCGCCGTGCCGTTTCTCAGGAACGTCTTCAAGAACGAGCGGCTGTGGGCGCGACTCGCCGAGCGCATCGGGGAAGTGGCGCGAGCCTTCCGCGCCGACATCATCCACGCGCAGCACGTCCTGACCGCTCCAGCCGCAGTGGTGGCCGGACAGGCGGCGGGGATCCCTGTCGTGTGCACCGTGCGCGACTACTGGCCCGTCTGCTACTGGGCGACGCTGATTCACGATCCGCGCGCGGCCACGCTCTGCCCGGCCTGTTCGCCGGGCATGATGACGCGGTGCGTGCGACCACGCGCCGGAGCGATGTGGCCGGCGGCCCTGCCGTTCATTCCGTACATGCGCGGCAACCTCCGGCGCAAGCAACGGTCCCTGGCGCGTGCCGACGCCATCGTCGCGGTCGGTTCGAAGATGGGACGGGATCTGGCGGCACGGTCCGATCGGTTGCGGCACGCCCGCATCGAAGTGATTCCGAACGCGGTGGACATCAACGGCCTGCGGGCCGCGGCTGCCGGCGCGGCCGCGCCGCTTGGAGAGCCATACGCCGTGTTTGTCGGCAAACTCGAGCTGAACAAGGGGGCGGCGTTCCTGCTGCCGGCTGTCGAGCGGGCGCATCTGCCCTGGCCGCTGGTGGTGGTGGGCGACGGGGCGCTGCGCGGACAGATCGAGGCCGAGGCCCGGCGGCTCGGGCGGGACGTGCGAGTCACCGGGTGGCTTGGGCGTGACGAGGCGCTGGCGTGGCTGGCGCATGCGTCTCTACTGGTGTTTCCGTCCTACGGCCCCGAGTCGTTGAGTCGCGTCCTGCTCGAGGCGTGCGCGCTCGGCGTGCCGGTCGCGGCGATGGCGACCGGCGGCACGCCCGACATCATCGAGCACAACGTCACCGGTCTACTCTCGGCCACGCCCGACGAACTGGGCGACCATGTGGCGCGCCTCGTCAGCGACAGGACGCTGGCCGATCGGCTGGCGGCCGACGCGCGTGACCACATCGAACGGCTCTTCGACGCCTCGAGCGTCGCGGCGCGCACCGAGGCGCTCTACGCGGACGTCCTCGCAGCGAGAGGCCCGCGTGTCTGACCGCGCCACGTTCCCGGAGGGACTGAGGGTCGCCGTGCTGAGCCGGTCGGTCTTTCCCCTGCACGGCGTGGGCGGCCTCGAGCGGCATGTGTACGATCTGGTGGCCGCACTGGCCAGGCGCGATGTTCGCATCACGCTCATCACGCGCGAAGGCCGGGATCCGGTCTCTCTCGGCGCGCTCGACGATCCGAGAGTCACCATCCGGACGATTCCGTATCGGACGTTTCCTGGAGCCAATCGCCGGGGCACCACGATTCTCGACCGATCGACGGCGTATCCGTTGTTCGGCTACCGGGCAGGCAGGGCAGCAGCTGCCCTCGTCGATGCTCGTCAGGTCGATCTCGTGTACGGCCTTGGCGCCAGCACGCTCGGCTACGCGATCGCGCGCAGCCGGCGAAGGCTAGAGACCCGGCCGTTCGTCTTCAATCCACAGGGGCTGGAGGAATTCGGCGGCATGGACGGTTCGTACGGCGGCCGGCGCGCCAAGCGGATCGGCTACGCGCCGTTGCGCTGCGCCGTCCGGATCTGCTCGAACGCGGCCGACCGCGTCATCGCCACGGACCGGGCGATCGAACCCGCCATCGCCCGTCACCTCGGCGTCGGTCCCGATCGGATGCGCCTGGTCCCCAACGCGATCGATCTCGCCGGCTGCGAGGCGCAGGCGACATCTGGCGATGGAGAACAGATTCGGGCCCGATACGGCATTCTCCCCGAGGAGACCGTGTTGCTCAGCGTCGGACGGATTGAACGCAACAAGGGCTTTCACGTGCTTGTCGATGCCCTGGCCGCAATGCGGGATCTGCCGTGGCGCTGGGTGCTCGTGGGCGACGGGCCGCTTCGTGTGGAGCTCGAAGAACGCGTACGCGGAGCGGGGCTGGCGGATCGAATGCTGCTGCTCGGGCGGCTCGACGACCGTGCGCTTCACGCGTGGTACGAAGCGGCCACGCTCTTTGTCCATCCCACGCTCTACGAGGGCAGCTCGATCGTGACGCTCGAGGCGATGGCGCACCGCCGAGCCGTGGTCGCCAGCCGCGCCGGCGGACTGCCAGACAAAGTGCGGGACGGACACACCGGCTGGCTCGTACCGCCGGGGAATGCGCAGGCTCTGGCCACGACGTTGCGCGTGGCACTGGCAGAGCCGGGGCGTCTGTCTGAAATGGGTCTGGCCGGACGAGCCCTGGTTGACGCAGAATTCTCCTGGACCACCGTGACCGACCGCCTGCTGGCGGTCTTCTCCGAACTGCTGTACGAGACGAGGTCGTCGTGACCGAACGAGAGTGGCGAGAAGCGTCCGACATCAAGCCGTCCGCGCTGGCCCTGGTGCTGGTGGTGGCCATCGGGTTCGCGCTCCGGGTGTGGAACATCGGCTCTGGCGTGCCGTTCGCGGTCGGCATCGACGAGCCCGCGATCATGTCGACGGTCGTGCGCATCCTGAAGTCAGGCGACTTCAATCCCCACTTCTTCGAATACCCGACGGGCGTCGTCTACTTTCAACTGGGCGTCGCCGTCGTCCAGTTCCTGCATGGGGCGATGCGCCATGCCTGGTACGCCGTCGAGCAGGTCGGTATGGCGGATTTCTATCTGTGGGGCCGGATCGCCACGGCCACTCTGGGGACGGCCACGATTCTGCTCCTGCACCAGGTGGGAATGCGCTGGGGAGCGCGCCATGCGTTGTTGGCCGCCGGATTGTTCGCCGTGATGCCGCTCCAGGTGCGCGAAGCGCATTTTGCGCTGACCGACACGCCGCTGGTTTTCTGTGTCACGCTCACGCTGCTGCTGTCGCTGCGCGCGCTGGAGAAGCCAACGACGCTCGCCTTCGTCCTGGCGGGGGCCGCGGCGGGCCTCTCGGCTGGCGTGAAGTACAACGGCCTCTACGCGGCGATCCTGCCGCTGACAGCGGCGCTGATGGCGCAGGCGACGCGCCAGCGTTCACTCACCAACGTCGTGCTGGTCGCCGGTTCGTCGGTGGCCGCCTTCTTTGTCACGACGCCGTACGCCATTCTCGATCTGCCGAATTTCCTCAACGGATTTGGGACGCAAACGCGGGCGTTCGTACCCAGGCAGCCTGGCGGCAAGTCCACGGCCGTCATCTATGCCGAGCACCTCGTGGCGAATCTCGGCTGGCCGGCGTTCCTGCTGGCGATCGCCGGATTGGTGTTGAGCGTGGTGCGCATGTTCCGTGGCCCTGTTCATGCGCGGTGGGTGATGCTGGTGGCGTTCCCGGTGCTCTTCTTCAATCTCATTACGGGATGGAGTTTCCTCTTCGCGCGGTACGCGCTGCCGATCGTGCCTTTCATGTGCCTGTGGGCGGCCATCGCCACCATCTCCGGCGTGAGCCTGCTGCGCCGGTTCGACATCCCGCGCGTGGTTCGCACGACACTGATCGTGGGACTGACCGTCGCGGCGCTGCTTCCGCCGTCGGTGAAGTCGGTGCGGTGGGTACGAGGATTCGGCACGAAGACGACGCAGGCGCTCGCCTACCAGTGGCTGACTCACAACGTGTGGTTTCAGTCGAAGGTCGTGTCAGAGGCCAGGGGACTGGATCTGCCGCCTGAGCGCTACAAGTTCACTGCGGTCAGGTCGCTGGCGGACCGCGACCCGGCCACCTTTCTCGCGGACGGCACCGAGTGGATCGTGTTGTCGTCGGACGCGTGGGGCGGTTCGGCCCAAGCGGGTGGAGTGCGGCCGGCGCCCGCGGCCTACGCCGGGCTTGAGGCTGGCAGCACCGAGGTCAAGGTCATCGAACCGACGCCTGCGAACCCCGGGCCCGTCATCCGCATTCGGAAGGTGTCGAGATAGGATTCAACGGGCGGGCAGGTACAGTTCGTTCACGTCGGCCCTTCGGCGAAGGCGGGCGAGCCAGGCGTCGATCGCCTGGGCGCGGCGGACTTCCTGAAGGCTTTCCTGCACGAGATCCCTGGCTTCCTCCAGTGTGAGCTGGCGCCCGTCGCGCATGAATCGAGTCGGGTTGGCTGAGTAGTGGAGCCGCAGTTCCTCGTCGGTCCCTGGCAGGATCGACTCAAACCGCGTTCGCAGGTATTGCTGCACGCGGACGGTATCGCGCACAAACCGCCTCGCGCCGTCTTCGTCAAGCCCGAGCGAGGACAGCGCCGCCGCCACGCCTTTTCCGCCCGCAAGCTTCTTGCGAATCTCCGAGAACACGGGATCGGCCGCGGCCACATCGGCGTCGGGCGTCTCGTACCGATTGATCTCGTCGAGCACCAGTTGGCGATCGACCAGCCACTGCATCGCGACGGTCACCGGATCGCCGGCATCACGGGTTTCCACCAGACCGAACAGGATGGCGGTGCGCGCGTCAGACAGCGTGATCACTGTACCGGACACGACGGCGATGACACGGTCCAGCAGTTCGCTCGCGCGGACCTCCGCGATTCCGGCCACCAGCACCAGCCCGACCGCGAACGCGCGCGCACGACGGTTCATGTCCATCTCCGACTCAGAAGGCCTGACCGATGCTGATGTGGAGCGCCAGACGGTGCTCAGAAAACGTCCCGAACGATTGAAGCGCGCCCAGTTTGAATCCGACGTCCACCCGCAGAGGCCCGACCAGCGACTTGTAGCGGATGCCAAACCCGGCAGAACTTCGCAGATGCGTCAGACTGAGGTCGGTCACCTCGCTGAACACGTTGCCACAATCAACGAACGCCGCCACACCAAGATCACGCCACAGCGCCATCCGCAATTCGCTGTTC comes from Acidobacteriota bacterium and encodes:
- a CDS encoding glycosyltransferase family 4 protein, producing the protein MRILIATDAFPPRCGGSGWSTYELARGLRRRGHDLAIVQPRPGQAASGTREYDGFRIEEMAAAAPAVPFLRNVFKNERLWARLAERIGEVARAFRADIIHAQHVLTAPAAVVAGQAAGIPVVCTVRDYWPVCYWATLIHDPRAATLCPACSPGMMTRCVRPRAGAMWPAALPFIPYMRGNLRRKQRSLARADAIVAVGSKMGRDLAARSDRLRHARIEVIPNAVDINGLRAAAAGAAAPLGEPYAVFVGKLELNKGAAFLLPAVERAHLPWPLVVVGDGALRGQIEAEARRLGRDVRVTGWLGRDEALAWLAHASLLVFPSYGPESLSRVLLEACALGVPVAAMATGGTPDIIEHNVTGLLSATPDELGDHVARLVSDRTLADRLAADARDHIERLFDASSVAARTEALYADVLAARGPRV
- a CDS encoding glycosyltransferase family 4 protein, producing MSDRATFPEGLRVAVLSRSVFPLHGVGGLERHVYDLVAALARRDVRITLITREGRDPVSLGALDDPRVTIRTIPYRTFPGANRRGTTILDRSTAYPLFGYRAGRAAAALVDARQVDLVYGLGASTLGYAIARSRRRLETRPFVFNPQGLEEFGGMDGSYGGRRAKRIGYAPLRCAVRICSNAADRVIATDRAIEPAIARHLGVGPDRMRLVPNAIDLAGCEAQATSGDGEQIRARYGILPEETVLLSVGRIERNKGFHVLVDALAAMRDLPWRWVLVGDGPLRVELEERVRGAGLADRMLLLGRLDDRALHAWYEAATLFVHPTLYEGSSIVTLEAMAHRRAVVASRAGGLPDKVRDGHTGWLVPPGNAQALATTLRVALAEPGRLSEMGLAGRALVDAEFSWTTVTDRLLAVFSELLYETRSS
- a CDS encoding glycosyltransferase family 39 protein; the protein is MTEREWREASDIKPSALALVLVVAIGFALRVWNIGSGVPFAVGIDEPAIMSTVVRILKSGDFNPHFFEYPTGVVYFQLGVAVVQFLHGAMRHAWYAVEQVGMADFYLWGRIATATLGTATILLLHQVGMRWGARHALLAAGLFAVMPLQVREAHFALTDTPLVFCVTLTLLLSLRALEKPTTLAFVLAGAAAGLSAGVKYNGLYAAILPLTAALMAQATRQRSLTNVVLVAGSSVAAFFVTTPYAILDLPNFLNGFGTQTRAFVPRQPGGKSTAVIYAEHLVANLGWPAFLLAIAGLVLSVVRMFRGPVHARWVMLVAFPVLFFNLITGWSFLFARYALPIVPFMCLWAAIATISGVSLLRRFDIPRVVRTTLIVGLTVAALLPPSVKSVRWVRGFGTKTTQALAYQWLTHNVWFQSKVVSEARGLDLPPERYKFTAVRSLADRDPATFLADGTEWIVLSSDAWGGSAQAGGVRPAPAAYAGLEAGSTEVKVIEPTPANPGPVIRIRKVSR